A window of Leclercia adecarboxylata contains these coding sequences:
- the yoeI gene encoding membrane protein YoeI, with the protein MGQSFAYVAVFTVKENNYVA; encoded by the coding sequence ATGGGGCAATCATTCGCTTACGTGGCGGTATTCACCGTAAAGGAGAATAACTATGTCGCATAA
- a CDS encoding APC family permease has translation MSHNATPKTSRVELRKTLTLIPVVMMGLAYMQPMTLFDTFGIVSGLTDGHVATAYAFALVAILFTALSYGKLVRRFPSAGSAYTYAQKSISPAVGFMVGWSSLLDYLFMPMINILLAKIYFEALVPSVPSWIFVVALVAFMTISNLRSIKTVANFNTLIVILQMGIVAVIVGLIIYGVSHGEGAGTLVSSRPFWSEGAHVVPMITGATILCFSFLGFDGISSLSEETKDAERVIPRAIFLTALLGGVIFIGASYFLQLYFPDISRFKEPDASQPEIMLYVAGKTFQWGVLIFSSITVLASGMAAHAGVSRLMYVMGRDGVFPTRFFGYVHPKWRTPAWNVLLVGAIALLAINFDLVTATALINFGALVAFTFVNLSVISQFWIREKRNKTLKDHFNYLVLPVCGALTVGALWVNLEESSMVLGLIWGGIGLIYLACVTKSFRNPVPQYEDVA, from the coding sequence ATGTCGCATAACGCAACTCCAAAAACCTCTCGCGTGGAATTACGTAAAACGCTTACGTTGATTCCGGTTGTTATGATGGGCCTTGCCTATATGCAGCCGATGACGCTGTTTGATACATTCGGTATTGTATCAGGCCTCACTGACGGTCACGTTGCAACGGCGTATGCCTTTGCGCTGGTCGCGATCCTCTTTACTGCGCTGAGCTACGGCAAGCTGGTTCGCCGCTTCCCGTCCGCAGGCTCTGCATACACTTATGCCCAGAAATCCATTAGCCCGGCTGTAGGCTTTATGGTGGGCTGGTCATCTCTGCTGGACTATCTGTTCATGCCGATGATCAACATTCTGCTGGCTAAAATTTACTTCGAAGCGCTGGTGCCTTCCGTACCATCGTGGATCTTCGTTGTGGCGCTGGTGGCCTTTATGACCATCTCTAACCTGCGCAGCATCAAGACCGTGGCTAACTTCAATACCCTGATCGTTATCCTGCAGATGGGTATCGTGGCGGTGATTGTCGGTCTGATTATCTACGGTGTTTCCCACGGTGAAGGTGCAGGTACGCTGGTAAGCTCACGTCCGTTCTGGTCTGAAGGCGCGCACGTTGTGCCGATGATCACCGGTGCGACAATCCTCTGCTTCTCGTTCCTGGGCTTCGACGGTATCTCTTCTCTGTCTGAAGAGACCAAAGACGCAGAGCGAGTGATCCCGCGTGCCATCTTCCTGACGGCGCTGCTGGGCGGTGTCATCTTTATCGGCGCGTCTTACTTCCTGCAGCTGTACTTCCCGGATATCTCTCGCTTCAAAGAGCCGGACGCGTCACAGCCAGAAATCATGCTGTATGTTGCCGGTAAAACCTTCCAGTGGGGCGTGCTGATCTTCTCCAGCATTACCGTTCTGGCATCCGGTATGGCGGCGCACGCGGGCGTTTCTCGTCTGATGTACGTAATGGGTCGCGATGGCGTGTTCCCGACTCGCTTCTTCGGCTATGTTCATCCGAAATGGCGTACCCCGGCATGGAACGTGCTGCTGGTCGGTGCCATTGCGCTGCTGGCGATTAACTTCGACCTGGTTACCGCTACCGCCCTGATTAACTTCGGTGCGCTGGTGGCCTTTACCTTTGTTAACCTCTCCGTGATCTCCCAGTTCTGGATCCGTGAGAAGCGCAACAAAACCCTGAAAGACCACTTCAACTACCTGGTACTGCCAGTCTGTGGCGCGCTGACCGTTGGCGCACTGTGGGTCAACCTGGAAGAGAGCTCCATGGTTCTGGGTCTGATCTGGGGTGGTATTGGCCTGATTTACCTGGCCTGCGTGACCAAAAGCTTCCGCAACCCGGTTCCTCAGTACGAAGACGTTGCATAA